In a single window of the Flavobacterium ammoniigenes genome:
- the sprA gene encoding cell surface protein SprA, producing MNKICKLLLILFATCAAQAQVTPVVQDTIKKGFSIGKITIKDPKSILSGYTYDPVTDRYVYTNSVNGFTIDYPIILTPKEYESLVLKESMRSYFRKKLDAVEGKKQGTEAAKKDLLPKYYVKSGLFETIFGGNTIDVKPTGSVEMDLGLRYTKQDNPSFSPRNRTTTTFDFNQRISLGLTGKVGKRLSVNANYDTQSTFSFQNIFKIAYDPTYSASEDAIIQNIEVGNVSMPLNSTLIRGAQSLFGVKTKLQFGKTTVTGVFSEQKSQTKSIVAEGGGAIQNFEIFALDYDSDRHFFLSQYFRNNYDKALSNYPFINSRVQINRIEVWVTNRQNRITTTNNNIRNIIAIQDLGEAQLNGLTDAEVVVKDPSSGMFNQQPNSPSDNKNNDYDPDQIKSGTGLLNSNIREMATAQAGFNFTVREGQDYSKLENARKLNPNEFTFHPQLGYISLQQKLANDEVLAVAYQYTIGDQVYQVGEFGNDGIDATLVTGSTPATQAVITQSLILKMLKSNLTNVKNPVWNLMMKNIYQIPGGYQLKKEDFRFNILYTDPSPLNYITPVTGSPFPVNPSPDNKLAETPLLKVFNLDKLNYNNDPQVGGDGFFDFMPGLTIDAQNGRIIFTVKEPFGELLFSKLKNPGSSESYKSVDSYNPNQKKYVFSNLYRSTQSAALQDSEKNKFLLRGKYKSSTGEGIPIGAFNVPQGSVKVSAAGRILVEGVDYSVNYQLGRVQILDPSLQASNTPIEVSLENNSIFGQQTRRFMGVNVEHKISDQFLVGATFLKMTERPFTQKSSFGQESVNNTIFGVNTAFSTEVPFLTRLANKLPNIDTDVPSNLSVKGEIAFLKPDTPKADQFQGESTIYVDDFEGSQSTIDMRSPLAWSLASTPVNDSESRYNFNESANDLSYGFKRARLAWYTIDPVFYTQKPSGISNNDLSLNSTRRIFSQELYPLTDIAQGQTQVINTLDLSYYPSERGPYNNNSAVSSNPRDNFGGIMRAINSTNFEQGNVEYIQFWVLDPYVGKGATTPSNAGKIYFNLGEISEDVLKDGRKQYENGLGPDQVVANPRSLWGNVPASQSLIYTFDTNPSNRTNQDIGLDGLKNDDEAATYSNFATETDPAADDYNYYLNASGNVLDRYKNYNGTDGNSAVSIDTPNRGATTFPDVEDINRDNTMNTINAYYEYGIDMKPNMEVGQNFVTDIRNTQVTLPDGSTTDARWIQFKIPVSQPQNTIGSISDFRSIRFIRLFMTGFANPVTVRFGALELVRGEWRRYTNTLDVRDTNVDDDRTDLDVLAVNLQQNNERCPINYITPPGVVREQLYNNNTVINQDEQSLSLRVSGDGLETGDSRAVFKNVSVDMRQFNKLKMFLHAESLPNEIAIRDNQMIGFIRFGNDFTQNFYQVEIPLKVTLPSSSSNSDCSPLSPEVVWPDENQIDLALELLTKLKIQSMGVDPTTLPQDGIYYQNEEQLDPKAASKTNKLRLGIKGNPNFGLVRTLMVGVKSNETSRRIKGEVWFNELRLADMDNKGGMAAILNVDSNMADLVTVSASGKKTTIGFGALEQGPNERSREDIQQYNIVTNVNLGKLLPKKWGVNLPFNYGVGEEIITPEYDPFNQDIRLKQLLTTTTDADSKANIRNRAIDYTKRTSINFIGVRKEKNPQSKSHLYDPENFTFSQSINEVQRHDFEIEDYADQQVTTSVDFAYSFNSKPLEPFNKMAFMKKSGYWKLLQDFNFNFLPASISFNSDIIRQYNRQQFRQVDGVEGIGLDALYRRNYAFNYQYGFNYNLTKALKLNYSASSGNIVKSYLNADNSSNNELTVWDDYWNIGTPNQHQQQLVVNYELPINKIPIFGFIKANYSYTADYSWQRASEALSEIEIDGSSYNLGNTIQNANSNNLNATFNMESFYRYLGITKSKAQINSRPKLVTPKPGEKMVQATNSQNQSSPFMDGLIGVLTGVKNIQMNYTQNSGTVMPGYTPGIGFFGSSKPTMGFIFGSQDDIRYEAAKRGWLTNYPNFNQNFTQVKNTIFKATATVDVLPDLKIDLSMDRSYSENFSEQYDIENGNYNARSPYSSGIFSISTVLISTSFTKSDGVSSAAFDDFRDNRIIVANRLAIAKGIDIGNPANLDTDGYPLGFGKNNQAVLLPAFLAAYSGSNATDASLGIFKSMPLPNWSIRYNGFMRYEFFKNNFKRVSFQHNYRSSYTINAFRSNLEFDKNPNGLDKNGNFLNSTIMSNVNLVEQFSPLVRMDFELKNSLKVLTEIKKDRALSMSFDNNLLTEVKGIEYIIGLGYRFKDVIFSSRLADNPTGIIKSDINIKADVSLRDNQTIVRYLDYNKNQLAAGQNIWSLKLTADYSLSKNLTAIFYYDHSFSKAVVSTTFPLTNIRSGFTLRYNFGN from the coding sequence ATGAATAAAATTTGCAAGCTATTGCTAATTTTATTTGCCACTTGTGCTGCTCAAGCTCAAGTTACACCAGTAGTTCAAGATACGATTAAAAAAGGGTTTTCAATAGGTAAAATTACTATTAAAGACCCCAAAAGTATTTTGTCGGGCTATACCTATGACCCTGTAACGGACCGTTATGTTTATACCAATTCGGTTAATGGTTTTACAATTGATTATCCTATTATTTTAACGCCAAAAGAATATGAAAGTTTGGTTCTCAAAGAATCAATGCGTTCCTATTTTAGGAAAAAATTAGATGCTGTAGAGGGTAAAAAACAAGGAACAGAAGCGGCCAAAAAAGATTTATTACCAAAGTATTATGTTAAATCAGGATTGTTTGAAACCATTTTTGGAGGGAATACAATTGATGTAAAACCAACCGGTTCAGTAGAAATGGATTTAGGTCTTCGGTATACCAAGCAAGACAATCCCTCTTTTTCTCCTAGGAATCGTACAACAACTACATTTGATTTTAACCAAAGAATTAGTTTAGGTTTAACGGGAAAGGTGGGAAAACGACTAAGTGTTAATGCCAATTATGATACCCAATCTACTTTTTCGTTTCAAAATATATTTAAAATCGCCTATGACCCAACGTATAGTGCTTCAGAAGATGCGATTATTCAGAATATTGAAGTGGGTAATGTGAGCATGCCTTTGAATAGTACTTTAATTCGAGGAGCACAAAGTTTATTTGGGGTAAAAACAAAATTGCAATTTGGAAAAACTACGGTTACGGGAGTGTTCTCTGAACAAAAATCACAAACCAAAAGTATTGTTGCCGAAGGCGGGGGTGCCATTCAAAATTTCGAAATATTTGCATTGGATTACGATAGTGATCGCCATTTTTTCTTGTCCCAATACTTTCGAAATAATTACGATAAAGCACTTTCCAACTACCCTTTTATTAATAGTAGAGTTCAAATCAATCGTATAGAAGTTTGGGTAACTAATAGGCAAAATCGAATTACTACTACGAATAATAATATTCGAAATATTATTGCCATTCAGGATTTAGGAGAGGCGCAATTAAACGGGCTTACAGATGCAGAAGTTGTAGTAAAAGATCCGTCATCGGGAATGTTTAATCAACAACCAAATTCACCTTCAGACAATAAAAATAACGATTACGATCCAGATCAAATTAAATCTGGTACGGGATTGTTGAACTCTAATATTCGTGAAATGGCAACGGCACAAGCCGGATTTAATTTTACAGTACGTGAAGGACAAGATTATTCCAAATTAGAAAATGCAAGAAAGTTAAATCCTAATGAATTTACATTCCATCCTCAGTTAGGTTATATTTCGCTACAACAAAAATTAGCTAATGATGAGGTATTAGCAGTTGCCTATCAATATACTATTGGTGATCAAGTATATCAAGTGGGTGAATTTGGAAATGATGGAATTGATGCGACACTGGTAACAGGAAGTACTCCAGCAACCCAAGCTGTAATTACACAAAGTTTAATTTTAAAGATGCTGAAAAGCAACTTGACTAATGTGAAAAATCCAGTTTGGAATTTGATGATGAAAAATATTTATCAAATCCCTGGGGGCTATCAATTGAAAAAAGAAGACTTTAGATTCAACATTCTGTATACCGATCCTTCTCCACTAAATTACATCACTCCTGTTACAGGTTCCCCTTTTCCAGTTAATCCAAGTCCGGATAATAAATTAGCAGAAACCCCTTTATTAAAGGTATTCAATTTAGATAAATTAAATTATAATAATGATCCACAGGTTGGCGGAGATGGTTTTTTTGACTTTATGCCTGGTTTGACAATTGATGCTCAAAACGGTCGAATTATTTTTACTGTGAAAGAACCTTTTGGCGAATTATTATTTTCAAAATTAAAAAATCCAGGATCATCCGAATCCTATAAAAGTGTTGATTCCTACAACCCCAATCAAAAGAAATATGTTTTTAGTAACCTGTATCGAAGTACTCAATCAGCTGCTTTACAGGATAGTGAAAAAAATAAATTTTTATTACGAGGAAAGTATAAATCATCAACAGGTGAAGGAATTCCAATTGGAGCGTTTAATGTACCGCAGGGTTCTGTAAAGGTTTCTGCTGCTGGAAGGATATTGGTTGAAGGTGTTGATTACAGTGTGAATTATCAATTAGGAAGGGTTCAAATTTTAGATCCTTCACTGCAAGCGTCAAATACACCTATAGAAGTTTCATTAGAGAATAATTCTATTTTTGGCCAACAAACCCGACGTTTTATGGGGGTGAATGTAGAGCATAAGATTTCAGATCAGTTTCTAGTTGGAGCTACATTTTTAAAAATGACCGAGAGACCATTTACTCAAAAATCGAGTTTTGGACAGGAATCAGTGAACAATACCATTTTTGGAGTGAACACTGCATTTTCAACAGAGGTGCCTTTTTTAACCAGGTTAGCCAATAAATTGCCCAATATTGATACCGATGTTCCTTCTAATCTTTCTGTAAAAGGAGAAATTGCTTTCTTGAAACCCGATACGCCTAAAGCAGATCAATTTCAAGGGGAATCAACCATTTATGTGGATGATTTTGAAGGATCTCAGTCTACTATTGACATGCGTTCTCCCTTAGCTTGGAGTTTGGCATCTACCCCAGTTAATGATTCTGAAAGCAGGTATAATTTCAATGAAAGTGCCAATGATTTATCCTATGGATTTAAAAGAGCTAGGTTAGCTTGGTATACTATAGATCCTGTTTTTTACACTCAAAAGCCAAGCGGAATTTCAAACAACGATCTTTCATTGAATTCAACAAGAAGGATTTTTAGTCAAGAATTATATCCGTTAACGGATATTGCACAGGGACAAACACAGGTAATCAATACTTTGGATTTGAGTTACTACCCTTCGGAGCGCGGACCCTATAATAACAATTCAGCAGTGTCGTCTAATCCTAGAGATAATTTTGGGGGGATTATGAGAGCCATTAACTCCACCAATTTTGAGCAAGGAAATGTCGAATATATTCAATTTTGGGTTTTAGATCCTTATGTTGGAAAAGGCGCTACAACGCCATCAAATGCAGGAAAAATATATTTCAATTTAGGAGAGATTTCCGAAGATGTCCTCAAAGACGGAAGAAAACAGTATGAAAACGGATTAGGTCCTGATCAGGTTGTTGCCAATCCAAGATCACTTTGGGGAAATGTCCCAGCTTCTCAATCACTAATTTATACATTTGATACCAATCCATCGAACAGAACCAATCAAGATATTGGTCTAGATGGTCTTAAAAATGATGATGAAGCAGCTACCTATTCTAATTTTGCCACCGAAACAGATCCTGCGGCAGACGATTACAATTATTATTTAAATGCTTCTGGTAATGTATTGGATCGCTATAAAAATTACAATGGGACGGATGGAAACTCAGCTGTTTCTATTGATACCCCTAACAGAGGAGCCACGACTTTTCCTGATGTAGAAGATATCAATCGGGACAATACCATGAATACTATTAATGCGTATTATGAATACGGCATTGATATGAAACCCAATATGGAAGTAGGTCAAAATTTTGTGACCGATATTAGAAATACACAAGTAACATTGCCCGATGGATCCACAACTGATGCCCGATGGATCCAATTTAAAATACCTGTTTCGCAACCTCAAAACACTATAGGTAGTATTTCCGATTTTCGTTCTATTCGATTTATAAGACTTTTTATGACAGGATTCGCTAATCCTGTTACGGTTCGTTTTGGTGCATTGGAATTAGTTCGTGGAGAGTGGAGAAGGTATACCAATACATTGGATGTAAGAGATACCAATGTAGATGATGACAGAACCGATTTGGATGTATTAGCAGTGAATCTTCAGCAAAATAACGAAAGATGTCCAATAAACTATATCACCCCTCCAGGAGTAGTACGAGAGCAATTGTATAATAACAATACTGTTATTAATCAAGATGAGCAATCTCTTTCTTTACGCGTATCTGGAGATGGTTTAGAAACTGGAGATTCAAGGGCAGTATTTAAAAATGTTAGTGTAGACATGCGTCAGTTTAACAAATTAAAAATGTTTTTACACGCAGAATCTTTGCCTAATGAAATTGCGATTCGAGACAATCAAATGATAGGATTTATTCGTTTTGGAAATGATTTTACCCAAAACTTCTACCAAGTCGAAATTCCTTTAAAAGTAACTTTACCCTCTTCATCGTCTAATTCAGATTGTTCTCCTTTGAGTCCTGAGGTAGTTTGGCCAGATGAAAATCAAATCGATCTCGCTTTAGAGTTGTTAACCAAATTAAAAATTCAGTCGATGGGAGTTGATCCAACGACTTTGCCTCAAGATGGTATTTACTATCAAAATGAAGAACAGTTAGATCCAAAAGCGGCAAGTAAAACCAATAAATTGCGATTAGGAATCAAAGGAAATCCTAATTTTGGTTTGGTTAGAACCTTGATGGTAGGGGTAAAAAGTAACGAAACATCGAGACGAATTAAAGGAGAGGTTTGGTTCAATGAATTGCGTTTGGCTGATATGGACAATAAAGGGGGTATGGCAGCGATACTGAATGTCGATTCTAATATGGCTGATTTAGTAACGGTTTCTGCTTCAGGAAAGAAAACAACCATTGGTTTTGGGGCTTTGGAGCAAGGTCCAAATGAACGAAGTCGCGAAGATATTCAGCAATACAATATTGTTACTAATGTTAACTTAGGAAAGTTATTGCCCAAAAAATGGGGTGTTAATTTGCCGTTTAATTATGGAGTGGGAGAAGAAATTATTACCCCTGAATACGATCCATTCAATCAAGATATCCGATTGAAGCAATTACTAACAACTACTACAGATGCTGATAGTAAGGCAAATATTCGCAATCGTGCTATCGATTATACAAAACGAACAAGTATCAACTTTATTGGGGTGCGTAAAGAAAAAAATCCGCAAAGTAAATCCCATTTGTATGATCCTGAAAATTTCACATTTTCGCAATCTATTAATGAAGTGCAACGTCATGATTTTGAAATCGAAGATTACGCTGATCAACAAGTTACTACTTCAGTAGATTTTGCCTATAGTTTCAATTCAAAACCTTTGGAGCCATTTAACAAAATGGCATTTATGAAAAAAAGTGGGTATTGGAAATTACTGCAGGACTTTAATTTTAATTTTTTACCGGCTAGTATTTCTTTCAATTCAGATATTATTAGACAATATAACCGACAACAATTTAGACAAGTAGATGGAGTAGAAGGAATTGGTTTAGATGCTTTATATAGAAGAAATTATGCATTTAACTATCAATATGGATTCAATTACAATCTTACCAAAGCATTAAAATTAAATTATTCAGCATCTTCTGGAAATATTGTAAAGAGTTATTTAAATGCTGATAATTCCTCGAATAACGAACTAACGGTTTGGGATGATTATTGGAATATTGGAACTCCTAATCAACACCAACAACAGCTTGTGGTTAATTATGAATTACCGATCAACAAAATCCCAATTTTTGGTTTTATAAAAGCGAATTATTCATACACTGCTGATTACAGTTGGCAACGTGCTTCTGAGGCTTTGTCTGAAATTGAAATAGACGGTAGTTCCTATAATTTGGGGAACACTATCCAAAATGCCAATTCCAATAATTTGAATGCTACGTTTAACATGGAAAGTTTCTATCGTTATTTAGGTATAACTAAATCCAAAGCGCAAATCAACTCAAGACCTAAACTAGTCACTCCAAAACCAGGAGAAAAAATGGTGCAGGCTACTAATTCACAAAACCAATCTAGTCCTTTTATGGATGGGTTAATTGGTGTTTTGACTGGTGTGAAAAACATCCAAATGAATTATACCCAAAACAGTGGAACGGTCATGCCTGGCTATACTCCAGGTATTGGTTTTTTTGGTTCTTCAAAACCTACAATGGGTTTTATTTTTGGAAGCCAAGATGACATTCGCTATGAAGCCGCTAAAAGAGGTTGGTTGACTAATTATCCGAATTTCAACCAAAATTTCACCCAAGTAAAAAATACTATTTTTAAAGCCACCGCCACTGTAGATGTACTACCCGATTTGAAAATTGACCTGAGTATGGACCGTTCCTATTCTGAGAATTTTTCTGAACAATATGATATTGAAAACGGAAATTATAATGCAAGATCGCCCTATAGTTCTGGAATATTTTCAATTTCAACCGTACTTATTTCAACTTCTTTTACCAAAAGCGATGGAGTTTCATCAGCTGCTTTTGACGATTTTAGAGACAATCGAATTATTGTGGCTAATCGTTTAGCAATAGCAAAAGGTATAGATATCGGAAACCCGGCTAATTTAGATACTGATGGATATCCATTAGGTTTTGGAAAAAATAATCAAGCAGTTTTGTTACCAGCTTTTCTTGCCGCTTACTCGGGATCAAATGCTACGGATGCGTCATTAGGTATTTTTAAAAGTATGCCATTGCCCAATTGGTCAATTCGATATAATGGTTTTATGCGATACGAATTTTTCAAGAATAATTTCAAACGGGTTTCGTTCCAACATAATTACAGATCATCGTATACGATTAATGCATTTCGTTCCAACTTAGAGTTCGATAAAAACCCAAATGGGTTGGATAAAAATGGAAATTTTTTAAACTCAACCATTATGTCCAACGTCAATTTAGTAGAACAATTTAGTCCATTAGTACGAATGGATTTTGAGTTGAAAAATTCATTAAAAGTACTAACCGAGATTAAAAAAGACCGAGCATTATCAATGAGTTTTGACAATAATTTATTGACAGAAGTAAAAGGTATAGAATACATAATTGGATTAGGGTACCGATTTAAGGATGTAATTTTCTCTTCGCGTTTAGCAGATAATCCAACCGGAATTATCAAAAGTGATATCAACATAAAAGCAGATGTTTCATTAAGAGACAATCAAACTATTGTAAGATATTTGGATTATAATAAAAATCAATTGGCTGCCGGTCAAAACATTTGGTCGTTAAAGCTAACAGCAGATTATTCGTTGAGCAAAAACCTAACGGCTATTTTTTATTACGATCATTCATTTTCAAAAGCAGTAGTGTCTACTACTTTTCCATTGACAAATATTCGATCTGGTTTTACACTTCGATATAATTTCGGAAATTAA
- the ruvA gene encoding Holliday junction branch migration protein RuvA — MIAHIQGKLVEKNPTEVVIDCGGVGYHINISLHTYSLLPNSDQIKLFTYLQVKEDAHTLFGFFEKSEREIFKMLLSVSGIGASIARTMLSSLEPKQIIQAIASGDVGTVQSIKGIGIKTAQRVILDLQDKVLKLYDLDEVSMVLNNTNRDEALSALEVLGFVRKTSEKVVEKIIKEDPDASVESIIKKALKSL; from the coding sequence ATGATAGCACATATTCAAGGCAAATTAGTTGAAAAAAACCCGACCGAAGTTGTTATTGATTGTGGCGGAGTAGGGTATCATATCAACATTTCGTTGCATACGTATTCGTTACTTCCCAATTCCGATCAGATCAAATTATTTACCTATCTTCAAGTCAAAGAAGATGCGCATACTTTGTTTGGATTTTTTGAAAAATCAGAACGTGAAATATTTAAAATGTTATTATCAGTATCGGGAATCGGGGCAAGTATAGCCAGAACGATGCTATCTTCTTTAGAACCTAAACAAATAATTCAAGCGATTGCCTCAGGTGATGTAGGCACGGTTCAATCCATAAAAGGAATTGGAATCAAAACGGCCCAGAGAGTTATCCTAGATTTACAAGACAAAGTCTTGAAATTATATGATTTAGATGAAGTTTCCATGGTATTAAACAATACAAACAGAGATGAAGCGTTATCTGCTTTGGAGGTTTTAGGTTTTGTTCGAAAAACATCCGAAAAGGTAGTAGAAAAAATCATCAAAGAAGATCCAGATGCTTCGGTTGAATCGATTATTAAAAAAGCATTAAAAAGTTTGTAA
- a CDS encoding NADP-dependent malic enzyme, whose protein sequence is MDKNTKKSEALLYHSHPQPGKIQVIPTKKYATQRDLSLAYSPGVAEPCLEIAKDVNDVYKYTTKGNLVAVISNGTAVLGLGDIGPEASKPVMEGKGVLFKIFAGIDVFDIEVDTKNVEEFIQTVKNIAPTFGGINLEDIKAPESFEIERRLVEELNIPVMHDDQHGTAIISSAALLNALELAGKKAEDMKMVVSGAGSAALACADLYILLGVKLENILMFNSKGLLTKDNPSLSPLQQKYAKDIPQMTLAEALVDADIFLGLSSGDIMSPEMLLTMADNPIVFAMANPVPEIDYNLAIATRKDIIMATGRSDFPNQVNNVLGFPYIFRGALDVRATKINEAMKMAAVRALAALAKENVPEQVNIAYGVTKLTFGREYIIPSPFDPRLITVVAPAVAKAAMDSGVALNPITDWNEYEESLLERLGNDNKMVRLITNRAKREPKRIVFAEADHLDVLKAAQIVHEEGIGFPILLGDKEVILELKSEIGFDADVVIIDPKVGEEERRNRFASSFWKTRQRRGISLLDAQKLMRERNYFAAMMVNEGEADALVSGHSRSYPSVVKPMLQLIEKAPGASLVATTNMMLTARGPMFLSDTAININPSADDLAKIAIMTANSARMFGIEPVIAMVSFSNFGSSTNEGAGKVREAVAYLHKNHPDLIVDGEIQADFALNQEMLEKKFPFSKLAGKKVNTLIFPNLESANITYKLLKELNNVESIGPIMLGMGKPVHIFQLGASVEEMVNMSAIAVIDAQEKQKK, encoded by the coding sequence ATGGATAAAAATACTAAAAAAAGCGAGGCGTTATTATATCATTCCCATCCACAACCAGGTAAAATCCAGGTTATTCCAACTAAAAAATATGCTACTCAAAGAGATTTATCTTTGGCCTATTCACCAGGTGTTGCGGAGCCTTGTTTAGAAATTGCAAAAGACGTCAACGACGTATATAAATATACTACAAAAGGAAATTTAGTTGCTGTAATCTCCAATGGTACAGCTGTTTTAGGATTAGGTGATATTGGTCCTGAAGCTTCAAAGCCAGTGATGGAGGGAAAAGGAGTTTTATTTAAGATTTTTGCTGGAATTGATGTTTTTGATATTGAAGTTGATACTAAAAATGTTGAAGAGTTTATTCAAACAGTTAAAAACATCGCGCCTACTTTTGGAGGGATCAATTTGGAAGATATTAAAGCGCCAGAATCCTTCGAAATTGAGCGACGTTTAGTAGAGGAGTTAAATATTCCGGTAATGCATGATGACCAACACGGAACAGCAATTATCTCATCTGCAGCACTTTTAAATGCTTTAGAATTGGCAGGAAAAAAAGCAGAAGATATGAAAATGGTAGTTTCAGGAGCGGGATCAGCTGCTTTAGCTTGCGCCGATTTATATATTTTGCTTGGGGTTAAATTAGAAAACATTCTAATGTTTAACAGCAAAGGTTTGTTGACCAAAGACAATCCTTCACTCTCGCCTTTACAACAAAAATATGCTAAGGACATACCTCAAATGACTTTGGCGGAAGCCTTAGTAGACGCAGACATTTTCTTAGGTCTCTCTTCAGGAGATATCATGTCGCCTGAAATGTTATTGACTATGGCTGACAATCCTATTGTTTTTGCCATGGCCAATCCAGTTCCAGAAATTGATTATAATTTAGCAATAGCGACTCGAAAAGATATTATTATGGCCACAGGAAGATCTGATTTTCCGAACCAAGTGAATAATGTTCTTGGGTTTCCTTATATATTTAGAGGTGCATTAGATGTTCGTGCCACTAAAATTAATGAAGCCATGAAAATGGCAGCTGTTAGAGCTTTAGCGGCTTTGGCAAAAGAAAATGTGCCAGAACAAGTAAACATAGCTTATGGTGTAACCAAATTAACTTTTGGTAGAGAATATATCATTCCATCTCCATTTGATCCTAGATTAATAACTGTAGTTGCACCTGCTGTTGCAAAAGCAGCTATGGATTCGGGTGTGGCGTTAAATCCAATTACCGATTGGAACGAATACGAAGAATCGCTATTAGAACGATTAGGGAATGATAATAAAATGGTTCGTTTGATAACCAATAGAGCGAAAAGAGAACCAAAGCGTATTGTGTTTGCTGAAGCAGATCATTTAGATGTTTTGAAAGCAGCGCAAATTGTTCATGAAGAGGGTATTGGTTTTCCGATATTATTGGGAGATAAAGAGGTAATTTTAGAATTAAAATCGGAGATAGGATTTGATGCTGATGTGGTTATAATTGATCCTAAAGTTGGAGAAGAAGAACGAAGAAATCGCTTTGCATCTTCGTTTTGGAAAACAAGACAAAGAAGAGGAATCTCCTTGTTGGATGCTCAAAAATTAATGCGCGAAAGAAATTATTTTGCGGCAATGATGGTCAATGAAGGTGAAGCAGATGCTTTGGTTTCAGGACATTCTAGAAGTTATCCATCCGTAGTAAAACCGATGTTACAGTTGATCGAAAAAGCTCCAGGAGCATCTTTAGTAGCTACTACCAATATGATGTTAACGGCTCGTGGCCCCATGTTTTTATCGGATACTGCAATTAATATTAATCCATCAGCTGATGATTTAGCCAAAATTGCCATTATGACTGCTAATTCTGCCAGAATGTTTGGTATTGAGCCAGTCATTGCGATGGTTTCTTTTTCAAATTTTGGCTCTTCAACCAACGAAGGCGCTGGTAAAGTAAGAGAAGCAGTTGCTTATTTACATAAAAACCATCCTGATTTGATTGTGGATGGAGAAATCCAGGCTGACTTTGCTTTAAATCAAGAGATGTTGGAGAAAAAATTTCCTTTTTCAAAATTGGCTGGCAAAAAAGTCAACACTTTAATATTTCCTAATTTAGAGTCGGCTAATATTACCTATAAATTGTTGAAAGAATTGAATAATGTAGAATCTATAGGGCCAATTATGTTGGGAATGGGTAAACCCGTTCATATATTTCAATTGGGTGCGAGTGTTGAAGAAATGGTGAATATGTCTGCTATAGCTGTAATTGACGCACAAGAAAAACAAAAAAAGTAA
- a CDS encoding CBS domain-containing protein: MTVNQILSSKGKDVYSVLSTNTVFEALTIMSEKNIGAILVIEDTVLKGILSERDYARKIVLKDKSSKDTLVKEIMVSEVICIKPSDNLDYCMELMNTKKIRHLPVMDNDVVVGIISISDVVKAIIEIQKDTINHLNSYITQ; encoded by the coding sequence ATGACTGTAAATCAAATTCTTAGTTCAAAAGGCAAAGATGTATATTCAGTACTTTCAACCAATACAGTGTTTGAAGCATTGACTATCATGAGTGAAAAAAATATTGGAGCAATCCTCGTAATTGAGGATACTGTTTTAAAAGGGATTCTTTCGGAAAGAGATTATGCCCGTAAAATTGTTTTGAAAGACAAGTCATCAAAAGATACATTAGTAAAAGAGATTATGGTTAGTGAAGTAATTTGCATTAAACCCTCCGATAATTTAGACTATTGTATGGAATTGATGAATACTAAAAAAATAAGGCATTTGCCCGTGATGGATAATGATGTTGTAGTAGGAATCATTTCGATCAGTGATGTGGTCAAAGCGATTATTGAAATTCAAAAAGACACCATCAACCATTTGAATTCATATATTACCCAATAG